One part of the Humulus lupulus chromosome 9, drHumLupu1.1, whole genome shotgun sequence genome encodes these proteins:
- the LOC133799531 gene encoding uncharacterized protein LOC133799531: MELDVTSMLTAQVAALTKQLQKTTLPSQAMQVQNLCEVCGTNHPPNQCLAIDMNNMPMEEVQAIGNYQRQPNNPNSMTYTPAWKNHPNFSWSNNQNTLQPYLPPQPPYQPTQNRPPNPQQYAHQNPPPGYYQPQNRPPHQMQMKPAETQPDCQAISLRSGTRYEGLKKNQSEEEENKLNDENVTEDLKKEEETPPVNIEHHVRIPYQQRLRKHNLDKQFAKFLVVFKKLHINIPFAEALEQMLSYVKFMKEILSNKRKMGDYETMALTEECSAILQRKLPQKLRDPGSFTIPCTTGEFECKHALCDLGASINLMPLSVFRRLGLGKARPTAVTLQLADRSVKHPRGIIEDVLAMTYPKASDSCFSVDVVKEVVGTKKLSEDPLELSLTVDDVYGEEHEEAMSYLKWIKSAESWKHKKFEEFGEGPERPLPSILKPPVLELKVLPDHLCYAYLGEKETLPVIVSSFISEVEEEKLLRVSRAHKTAIGWTLADIRGISSSTVMHRILMEDEARPTIDAQ, translated from the exons ATGGAATTGGATGTTACATCCATGCTTACAGCTCAAGTAGCAGCCTTGACAAAGCAATtacaaaagactacactcccatctcaagctatgcaagttcaaaacCTTTGTGAAGTGTGTGGTACAAACCATCCACCCAACCAATGCCTTGCTATAGatatgaataacatgcccatggaagaagtacAAGCTATAGGAAATTACCAAAGACAGCCTAATAATCCCAATTCCATGACCTATACCCCAGCTTGGAAGAACCATCCAAATTTTTCTTGGTCTAACAACCAAAACACTCTCCAACCTTATCTTCCACCTCAGCCACCATATCAACCTACCCAAAATAGGCCACCTAATCCACAGCAATATGCACACCAAAATCCTCCACCTGGctattatcaaccacaaaatagaccacctcACCAAATGCAAATGAAACCAGCTGAAACCCAACCTGAT TGCCAAGCTATTAGTTTAAGGAGTGGAACGAGATATGAAGGGCTAAAGAAGAATCagtcagaagaagaagaaaataagtTGAATGATGAAAATGTTACTGAAGACCTTAAGAAAGAAGAGGAGACCCCACCTGTGAATATTGAGCATCATGTTAGAATTCCATATCAACAAAGACTTCGTAAGCATAATTTAGATAAacagtttgcaaagtttttagtggtgttcaagaagctacatatAAATATACCATTTGCAGAAGCATTAGAACAGATGCTCAGCTATgtaaagtttatgaaggagattctCTCTAATAAGAGAAAGATGGGTGACTACGAAACAATGGCGTTAACAGAAGAATGTAGTGCGATTTTGCAAAGgaagcttcctcaaaagttacGAGATCCGGGGAGTTTTACTATTCCATGCACGACTGgggagtttgaatgtaagcatgcactttgtgatttgggggcgagtatTAATTTAATGCCTTTGTCAGTATTCCgtagacttggtttggggaaagCTAGGCCAACCGCAGTAACATTGCAGCTGGCTGATAGATCTGTGAAGCATCCACgtggtattatagaagatgtATTG gCTATGACTTATCCTAAAGCAAGTGATAGTTGTTTCTCAGTTGATGTGGTCAAAGAAGTAGTAGGAACAAAAAAATTAAGTGAGGATCCTCTTGAATTAAGTCTTACAGTTGATGATGTATATGGTGAGGAACATGAAGAAGCGATGAGTTATTTGAAGTGGATAAAATCAGCTGAGTCATGGAAGCATAAGAAGTTTGAAGAATTCGGTGAAGGACCAGAAAGACCATTACCATCGATTCTGAAGCCACCTGTTTTAGAATTGAAAGTTTTACCGGACCATCTCTGTTATGCTTATCTTGGGGAAAAAGAGACTCTTCCAGTTATAGTTTCATCATTTATTTCAGAAGTAGAGGAGGAGAAGTTGTTGAGGGTGTCAAGAGCTCATAAAACTGCTATAGGGTGGACTCTGGCTGATATAAGAGGAATTAGCTCATCGACAGTTATGCATAGAATTCTTATGGAAGATGAGGCAAGACCGACTATTGATGCTCAATGA